From a region of the Podarcis muralis chromosome 16, rPodMur119.hap1.1, whole genome shotgun sequence genome:
- the PLA2G1B gene encoding phospholipase A2 isoform X1 translates to MNLALLVLLASVGTAHASVLRNLWQFRNMIKCTMPTSDPLRDYNNYGCYCGLGGSGTPIDALDTCCQIHDNCYSAAKKHPDCTFILDNPYTKTYSYTCSGTEITCAEKNNECEAFICNCDRSAAICFAGVPYNKDYKNLDTSKFCK, encoded by the exons ATGAACCTCGCCCTCCTAGTTCTCCTGGCATCAG TGGGCACTGCCCATGCTTCTGTCCTCCGGAACCTGTGGCAATTCCGTAACATGATCAAATGCACCATGCCAACCAGTGACCCCCTCAGGGATTACAACAACTACGGCTGCTACTGTGGTTTGGGGGGCAGCGGGACGCCAATTGATGCCCTGGACAC CTGCTGCCAAATCCACGACAACTGCTATTCCGCAGCCAAGAAGCACCCGGACTGCACTTTCATCCTGGACAATCCTTACACAAAGACCTACTCCTACACCTGCTCTGGCACCGAaatcacctgtgcag AAAAGAATAACGAGTGTGAGGCTTTCATCTGTAATTGTGACCGCAGCGCCGCCATCTGTTTTGCGGGGGTTCCGTACAACAAGGATTACAAGAACCTGGATACCAGCAAATTCTGCAAGTGA
- the PLA2G1B gene encoding phospholipase A2 isoform X2, whose product MIKCTMPTSDPLRDYNNYGCYCGLGGSGTPIDALDTCCQIHDNCYSAAKKHPDCTFILDNPYTKTYSYTCSGTEITCAEKNNECEAFICNCDRSAAICFAGVPYNKDYKNLDTSKFCK is encoded by the exons ATGATCAAATGCACCATGCCAACCAGTGACCCCCTCAGGGATTACAACAACTACGGCTGCTACTGTGGTTTGGGGGGCAGCGGGACGCCAATTGATGCCCTGGACAC CTGCTGCCAAATCCACGACAACTGCTATTCCGCAGCCAAGAAGCACCCGGACTGCACTTTCATCCTGGACAATCCTTACACAAAGACCTACTCCTACACCTGCTCTGGCACCGAaatcacctgtgcag AAAAGAATAACGAGTGTGAGGCTTTCATCTGTAATTGTGACCGCAGCGCCGCCATCTGTTTTGCGGGGGTTCCGTACAACAAGGATTACAAGAACCTGGATACCAGCAAATTCTGCAAGTGA